In one Actinomyces trachealis genomic region, the following are encoded:
- the map gene encoding type I methionyl aminopeptidase, translating into MFHDGPEVVTASDIKDSETVERIREAGQIAAQAMAEAAKAIAPGVTTDELDRIAHEYLCDHGAYPSCLGYMGFPKSICTSINEVICHGIPDSTVLQEGDLINLDVTAYKHGVHGDTNATYPVGEVDEQTALLIERTRVALERGIKAVRPGREVNVIGRVIEKYAKRFSYGVVRDYTGHGVGEAFHSGLIIPHYDAAPLHAEVMEVGMVFTIEPMLTLGTENWEQWDDGWTVVTKDRSRTAQFEHTLVVTEEGASILTLP; encoded by the coding sequence ATGTTCCACGACGGTCCTGAGGTGGTGACGGCCTCGGATATCAAGGACAGTGAGACTGTTGAGCGGATCCGGGAGGCTGGCCAGATCGCTGCCCAGGCGATGGCGGAGGCTGCTAAGGCGATCGCTCCGGGTGTGACCACCGATGAGTTGGACCGGATAGCGCACGAGTACTTGTGCGACCACGGCGCCTATCCTTCCTGCCTGGGTTACATGGGTTTCCCCAAGTCCATCTGCACCTCCATCAATGAGGTCATCTGCCACGGCATCCCTGACTCAACGGTGCTCCAGGAGGGTGATCTCATCAACTTGGACGTCACCGCGTACAAGCACGGGGTCCACGGCGACACCAACGCCACCTACCCGGTAGGCGAGGTGGATGAGCAGACCGCCCTGTTGATTGAACGCACTCGGGTGGCGCTGGAACGCGGCATCAAAGCGGTGCGTCCGGGCCGCGAAGTCAATGTGATTGGCCGCGTCATCGAGAAGTATGCCAAGCGTTTCTCCTACGGGGTGGTCCGCGACTACACGGGGCACGGTGTTGGGGAGGCTTTCCATTCTGGCCTGATCATTCCGCACTATGACGCCGCCCCGTTGCACGCCGAGGTGATGGAAGTGGGCATGGTCTTCACGATTGAGCCCATGCTGACCTTGGGTACAGAGAACTGGGAGCAATGGGATGACGGTTGGACCGTGGTCACCAAGGACCGTTCCCGCACCGCTCAGTTTGAGCACACCTTGGTGGTGACCGAGGAAGGTGCAAGCATTCTGACCCTTCCTTGA
- the panB gene encoding 3-methyl-2-oxobutanoate hydroxymethyltransferase, with the protein MIESTSKTSAATTGDAPSALSPSAPGDGVSPAGGTKAGLASKPPRKPFRVQHIAQAKANGNKLVMLTAYDAVTARILDDAGCDMLLVGDSLGNVMLGLDSTIPVELEEMLVATRSVARATKYAMVVADMPFGSYESGPKQALACATRLLKAGANAVKLEGGRPRVKTVQALTNAGIPVIGHLGFTPQSVNMLGGFRVQGRGDEAGDRLVADALALAEAGAPAIVLEMVPEPLAARVTRECPAATIGIGAGARCDGQVLVWTDMAGMTDWKPRFAKHFGQVGAALAQAAEGYAAAVRDGSFPSAEHWFES; encoded by the coding sequence ATGATCGAGTCCACCAGCAAGACCTCTGCCGCCACCACCGGCGACGCCCCCAGCGCACTGTCTCCTTCTGCGCCTGGGGACGGCGTCTCCCCCGCTGGCGGCACCAAGGCTGGTCTTGCCTCTAAGCCCCCACGTAAGCCTTTCCGGGTGCAGCACATTGCCCAGGCGAAGGCCAACGGCAACAAGCTGGTGATGTTGACCGCCTACGACGCCGTCACCGCGCGGATCTTGGATGATGCTGGCTGCGACATGCTGTTGGTAGGGGACTCCCTGGGCAACGTGATGCTGGGCCTGGATTCCACGATCCCCGTGGAGCTGGAGGAGATGCTAGTGGCCACCCGCTCGGTGGCCCGGGCAACCAAGTACGCGATGGTGGTGGCGGACATGCCCTTTGGCTCCTACGAGTCCGGCCCCAAGCAAGCCCTGGCCTGCGCCACGCGGCTGTTGAAGGCTGGCGCGAACGCGGTCAAGCTGGAGGGCGGCAGGCCGCGCGTCAAAACAGTGCAGGCGCTAACCAACGCAGGCATTCCCGTGATTGGGCACCTGGGTTTCACGCCCCAGTCCGTCAACATGCTAGGTGGCTTTCGCGTTCAGGGACGGGGCGATGAGGCCGGAGACCGGCTCGTGGCAGACGCCCTGGCGCTGGCTGAAGCCGGTGCGCCAGCCATCGTGCTGGAGATGGTGCCGGAGCCCCTGGCTGCGCGGGTCACCCGGGAGTGCCCGGCCGCCACGATTGGTATTGGTGCTGGCGCCCGCTGTGACGGCCAGGTGCTGGTGTGGACTGACATGGCGGGCATGACTGACTGGAAACCTCGCTTTGCCAAGCACTTCGGGCAGGTCGGCGCCGCACTGGCCCAGGCTGCGGAAGGTTACGCAGCAGCCGTGCGGGATGGCTCTTTCCCGAGCGCTGAGCACTGGTTCGAGTCCTGA
- a CDS encoding glutamine synthetase family protein → MDKQQEFVLRTIEERDIRFVRLWFTDVLGQLKSVAVAPAEIEGAFEEGIGFDGSAVEGLTRVYESDMLLAPDPASFQMLPWRDGVARMFCDILTPDGLPARTDPRAVLERQLARVAEAGFTCYVHPEIEFYLVDRHLDGSVHPTDHAGYFDHVPGGTAHGFRRRAILMLEQMGVSVEFSHHEGGPGQNEIDLRLADALSMADNIMTFRAVVQEVALQEGSHATFMPKPFVGHPGSGMHTHFSLFEGDRNAFFDPAGQYQLSATGRSFIAGLLRHAAEITAVTNQHVNSYKRLWGGDEAPSFICWGHNNRSALVRVPMHKPGKAQSVRVEYRGIDSSANPYLAYAVILAAGLKGIEEGYELPPEAEDDVWSLSEVERSALGITELPSSLKSAIRAMKDSELVAETLGEGAFEFFRSNKRHEYEAYDAQVTDFELQQFFPRL, encoded by the coding sequence GTGGACAAGCAGCAGGAGTTCGTACTGCGTACCATCGAGGAGCGTGACATCCGCTTCGTGCGCCTGTGGTTCACCGACGTGCTTGGTCAACTCAAGTCAGTTGCTGTAGCCCCCGCCGAAATCGAGGGCGCCTTTGAGGAAGGCATCGGCTTTGACGGCTCTGCCGTGGAGGGCCTCACCCGCGTCTACGAGTCAGACATGCTCCTGGCCCCTGACCCCGCCAGCTTCCAAATGTTGCCCTGGCGTGACGGCGTGGCCCGCATGTTCTGCGACATCCTCACCCCCGACGGCTTGCCTGCCCGCACCGACCCACGCGCCGTCCTGGAGCGCCAACTCGCCCGCGTGGCGGAGGCCGGATTCACCTGCTATGTGCACCCCGAGATCGAGTTCTACCTGGTGGACCGCCACCTTGATGGCTCCGTGCACCCAACCGACCACGCCGGGTACTTTGACCACGTGCCCGGAGGCACCGCCCACGGTTTCCGCCGCCGCGCCATTCTCATGCTGGAACAGATGGGCGTCTCGGTGGAGTTCTCCCACCACGAGGGCGGCCCCGGTCAAAACGAGATCGACCTGCGCCTCGCTGACGCCCTGTCCATGGCTGACAACATCATGACCTTCCGGGCTGTGGTCCAGGAAGTGGCCTTGCAGGAAGGCAGCCACGCCACCTTCATGCCCAAGCCCTTCGTGGGGCATCCCGGTAGCGGCATGCACACCCACTTCTCCCTGTTCGAAGGGGACCGTAACGCTTTCTTCGACCCGGCGGGCCAGTACCAGCTCTCGGCCACCGGCCGCTCCTTTATTGCAGGCCTGCTGAGACACGCTGCCGAGATCACGGCTGTCACCAACCAGCACGTCAATTCCTACAAGCGCCTCTGGGGTGGGGACGAGGCCCCCAGCTTCATCTGCTGGGGCCACAACAACCGTTCCGCCCTGGTACGTGTGCCCATGCATAAACCCGGCAAAGCCCAGTCCGTGCGTGTGGAGTACCGCGGTATCGACTCCTCCGCCAACCCCTACCTGGCCTACGCCGTCATCCTCGCGGCCGGACTGAAGGGCATCGAGGAGGGCTACGAGCTTCCCCCTGAGGCGGAGGACGACGTCTGGTCGTTGTCTGAGGTGGAGCGCTCCGCCCTGGGCATCACTGAGCTGCCAAGCTCCCTAAAGAGCGCCATCCGTGCCATGAAGGACTCCGAGCTGGTGGCTGAGACCCTGGGGGAGGGGGCCTTCGAGTTCTTCCGCTCCAACAAGCGCCACGAGTACGAGGCATACGACGCCCAGGTCACGGATTTCGAACTTCAGCAGTTCTTCCCGCGCCTCTAG
- a CDS encoding bifunctional [glutamine synthetase] adenylyltransferase/[glutamine synthetase]-adenylyl-L-tyrosine phosphorylase, translated as MPASPQGEPLRLRRLSPRARLLRVGFVDTDRALRLLADPVLAAWVDLCRGSEQVVQPQELLPTPVEEQVPEPPEPLLALAEALGDSADPDLALLSLLRLIQACQDRQDAAGQAAIDATGGAGGEATVPAYARTLRALLNLREGEGSAPKSVEGAEGAGSTTGTASGTASVGGQAHAEETAITHRRRLLAILGASQALGDFLIAHPECLEELSPARGWDAVGQPGPAQVLSDAVAAALRDACAEPGARRRLSGVSALRRAYYRRLLALAADDLDSADPKQHVSVVWQRLSDLADAALEAALLLAREVHKEQCQNVSLAVIALGKTGARELNYVSDVDVVHVVGPAPGRPEADEAQLVAQGTILAAELARVVCEPSDEPALWPLDTALRPEGKDGALVRTVASHTTYYERWADSWEFQALLKARTCAGDRALGAAYEQAIAPFVWNAAARENFVQDARDMRQRVEHDSERPGEDLRLKLGPGGLRDVEFTVQLLQLVHGRSDESLRHRSTLEALEALTAGGYVGRKDAAALADGYRELRLLEHRSQLYRLQRTHTLPSRDSELRRVGRGITHAPVDPAELKRAFTATRRRVRALHEEIYYRPLLGAVADLSTEEMRLTPQAARERLAATGYLDPDGALRHIQALTEGVSRAAAIQRQLLPVMIGWIGDGPDPDAGLLNFRSLSETVGRTHWYLGMLRDSPVAARRLARVLSGARWTTGLLRELPESIAWLDDDAELRARPPGAVTEEVDRVLRRRSLVGLSDANLEQAAADAMQAVMGVRQRELVRAALADSLDGVDVERTGRILTDATDAVLEGALCVATALAIAEREGADALAGGRGGKREWPGAAAEHAIIAMGRLGGGEISYASDADVLFVYRPLHGVDPDVAAREAEAVARHTMRLLGQSQPHPLEVDCDLRPEGRHGAISRSLDSYWDYYTSWASVWERHALVRARQAAGSLVLGEEFMSLADSLRWRPEGLSDAELREIRRLKARMETERLPRGVQPAHHLKLGPGGLSDVEWTVQVLQLAHGGQEPTLRTTSTTRAMAAATACGLLELDSAERLEEAWTLAGRIRSAIVLGTGRTTGARLDIMPANARDMKVVAALLGAPDVQALEDRYRRAARRARAIVEKVLLGGDAGQLNTTVPGTAAQPFAQGPSAQIPQVAPRSTEFKRQASTTAKYKVAEAKMPGVVPAPAAGAPARKSSAAGCPGAARNTPGRHVRGAGPYPWS; from the coding sequence ATGCCTGCCTCTCCCCAAGGTGAGCCGCTGCGTCTGCGGCGGCTCAGCCCCCGGGCGCGGCTGCTGCGGGTAGGTTTCGTAGACACCGACCGGGCCCTGCGCCTCCTGGCGGACCCCGTGCTGGCCGCGTGGGTTGACCTGTGCCGTGGCTCAGAGCAGGTCGTGCAACCGCAAGAGCTACTACCCACTCCCGTTGAAGAGCAGGTACCGGAACCACCCGAGCCGCTGCTCGCCTTGGCTGAGGCTCTGGGAGACAGCGCGGATCCGGACCTAGCCCTGCTCAGTCTGCTGCGCCTGATCCAAGCCTGCCAGGACCGGCAGGATGCCGCTGGACAGGCAGCAATTGATGCAACTGGGGGCGCGGGCGGGGAGGCAACAGTCCCGGCCTATGCGCGGACATTGCGTGCCCTGCTCAATCTCAGGGAGGGGGAGGGCTCTGCCCCAAAGAGTGTCGAGGGTGCCGAGGGCGCAGGCAGCACTACGGGCACTGCGAGTGGCACAGCGAGTGTTGGAGGTCAAGCGCACGCTGAGGAAACAGCGATCACGCACCGCCGTCGGCTGCTCGCCATTCTGGGCGCCTCCCAGGCCCTGGGTGACTTTCTGATCGCGCACCCTGAGTGTTTGGAGGAGCTGTCCCCCGCCCGTGGCTGGGACGCCGTGGGTCAACCGGGCCCCGCCCAGGTGCTCTCCGACGCCGTCGCCGCCGCGCTCCGAGATGCTTGCGCAGAGCCCGGCGCCCGACGCCGACTGTCCGGGGTGAGTGCTCTACGCCGCGCCTACTACCGGCGCCTACTAGCCCTGGCCGCCGATGACCTCGACAGCGCCGACCCCAAGCAGCATGTCTCTGTGGTCTGGCAACGACTCTCAGATCTCGCTGACGCCGCCCTTGAGGCCGCGCTCCTCCTAGCCCGCGAGGTCCACAAAGAGCAGTGCCAAAACGTCTCCCTGGCCGTGATAGCCCTAGGCAAGACCGGTGCCAGGGAACTTAACTACGTCTCCGACGTCGACGTGGTGCACGTCGTCGGCCCGGCCCCCGGCAGGCCTGAGGCAGACGAAGCCCAGCTGGTAGCCCAAGGCACGATCCTGGCAGCCGAGCTAGCACGAGTAGTCTGCGAGCCCAGTGACGAACCTGCCCTCTGGCCCCTCGACACTGCCCTGCGCCCTGAGGGCAAGGACGGCGCCCTAGTTCGCACCGTCGCCTCCCACACTACCTACTACGAGCGTTGGGCCGACTCCTGGGAGTTCCAGGCACTTCTCAAGGCCCGCACCTGCGCCGGGGACCGGGCCCTTGGTGCCGCCTACGAGCAGGCTATCGCCCCATTCGTGTGGAACGCTGCCGCCCGGGAGAACTTCGTCCAGGACGCGCGCGACATGCGCCAGCGCGTGGAGCACGACTCCGAGCGCCCCGGCGAGGACTTGCGTCTCAAGCTTGGCCCCGGGGGGCTGCGGGATGTGGAGTTCACCGTTCAGCTCCTTCAGCTGGTCCACGGGCGCAGTGATGAGTCTCTAAGGCACCGCAGCACCTTGGAGGCCCTGGAGGCCCTCACTGCCGGTGGCTATGTGGGCCGCAAAGATGCCGCCGCCCTGGCCGACGGTTACCGTGAGCTGCGTCTGCTTGAGCACCGCAGCCAGCTTTACCGTCTCCAACGCACCCATACCCTGCCGAGCCGGGACTCCGAGCTACGGCGCGTGGGCCGGGGCATCACCCACGCCCCGGTGGACCCCGCCGAACTCAAACGGGCCTTCACCGCGACGCGTCGCCGTGTGCGCGCCCTGCACGAGGAGATCTACTACCGGCCGCTGCTAGGGGCTGTGGCGGACCTGTCCACCGAGGAGATGCGCCTGACCCCCCAAGCTGCACGCGAGCGCCTGGCCGCCACCGGTTACCTGGATCCCGACGGCGCCCTACGCCACATCCAGGCTCTCACGGAGGGGGTCTCCCGGGCAGCAGCCATCCAGCGGCAGCTGCTGCCAGTCATGATCGGCTGGATCGGTGACGGGCCCGACCCCGACGCTGGCCTGCTGAACTTCCGCAGCCTATCTGAGACAGTTGGACGTACCCACTGGTACCTGGGCATGCTGCGCGATTCACCTGTGGCCGCCCGCCGCCTGGCCCGCGTGCTCTCGGGGGCCCGCTGGACCACCGGTCTGCTGCGAGAATTGCCAGAATCCATCGCCTGGCTGGACGACGACGCCGAGCTGCGCGCCCGCCCTCCCGGTGCGGTGACTGAGGAAGTGGATCGGGTCCTGCGTCGCCGCAGCCTTGTGGGGCTGTCTGACGCCAACCTGGAACAGGCTGCTGCTGACGCTATGCAGGCGGTCATGGGCGTGCGCCAACGCGAACTCGTGCGCGCCGCCCTTGCTGATTCCCTAGACGGCGTGGACGTGGAGCGTACGGGCAGGATACTCACCGACGCCACCGACGCCGTCCTGGAGGGGGCACTGTGCGTAGCGACCGCCCTGGCCATCGCCGAGAGGGAGGGGGCAGACGCCCTAGCTGGGGGCCGAGGCGGCAAGCGCGAGTGGCCCGGTGCTGCTGCTGAGCATGCCATTATCGCTATGGGTCGTCTGGGCGGTGGGGAGATTAGCTACGCCTCAGACGCCGATGTGCTTTTTGTGTACCGGCCCCTGCACGGGGTGGACCCGGATGTGGCCGCCCGTGAGGCGGAGGCGGTGGCGCGCCACACCATGCGGCTACTTGGCCAGTCACAGCCACACCCGCTGGAGGTGGACTGTGACTTGCGGCCTGAGGGTAGGCATGGCGCCATCTCCCGTTCTTTGGACTCCTACTGGGACTACTACACCAGCTGGGCCTCAGTGTGGGAGCGGCACGCCCTGGTGCGCGCCCGGCAGGCGGCTGGCAGTCTGGTGCTGGGGGAGGAGTTCATGTCTCTAGCGGACTCGCTGCGTTGGCGGCCCGAGGGTCTGAGTGACGCTGAACTCCGCGAGATCCGTCGGCTCAAGGCCCGGATGGAGACTGAGCGGTTGCCGCGCGGCGTGCAGCCCGCCCACCACCTCAAGCTCGGCCCTGGCGGGCTCAGCGACGTCGAGTGGACGGTGCAGGTGCTCCAGCTGGCGCATGGGGGCCAGGAGCCGACCCTGCGCACCACTTCCACGACACGTGCCATGGCTGCCGCCACCGCCTGTGGTCTCCTTGAGCTGGACTCGGCGGAGCGTCTGGAGGAGGCCTGGACGCTGGCAGGACGCATCCGTTCCGCAATCGTGCTGGGAACCGGCCGGACCACCGGGGCCCGGCTGGACATTATGCCTGCGAACGCACGGGACATGAAGGTGGTGGCTGCGCTGCTGGGTGCCCCGGATGTGCAGGCCTTGGAGGACCGCTATCGCCGTGCCGCGCGCCGCGCTCGCGCTATCGTGGAGAAGGTGCTGCTTGGTGGTGACGCTGGGCAGCTGAACACGACGGTGCCAGGTACCGCCGCGCAGCCGTTCGCCCAGGGGCCGTCCGCCCAAATACCACAGGTAGCCCCCCGCTCTACTGAGTTCAAACGCCAGGCCAGTACAACAGCCAAGTACAAGGTGGCTGAGGCTAAAATGCCAGGTGTGGTACCAGCCCCGGCAGCGGGGGCACCGGCACGCAAGTCCTCTGCGGCAGGCTGCCCAGGCGCCGCCCGGAACACCCCAGGGCGGCACGTCCGCGGCGCTGGTCCCTACCCCTGGAGCTAA
- a CDS encoding histidine phosphatase family protein, translating into MRLLLVRHGHTTSNANSALDTALPGAPLDEIGQAQAQALVDTLRDQGLLGTIATLWVSPVLRARQSIAPLERALGQQAQVRDGLREVLAGDLEMASDRDSIRCWVDTTRSWMVGRTHCRLPGSPENGAQTLARFDDVVSEAWRATIATNPEGAALLLAHGTILRLWTSQRAAATQGATATWIAEHPMGNTAITGVEGDPEHGWRLAGWNNGEWLPQR; encoded by the coding sequence GTGAGACTTCTACTAGTACGCCATGGACACACCACCTCAAACGCGAACTCCGCCCTGGATACCGCCCTGCCTGGAGCCCCACTAGATGAGATAGGCCAGGCGCAGGCGCAGGCGCTGGTCGACACCCTGCGGGACCAGGGCCTGCTGGGAACTATCGCCACCCTGTGGGTTTCACCAGTGCTGCGCGCCCGGCAAAGCATTGCACCCCTAGAGCGGGCGCTGGGACAGCAGGCCCAGGTGCGGGACGGCCTGCGGGAAGTGCTCGCCGGTGACCTGGAGATGGCCAGCGACCGTGACTCCATTCGCTGTTGGGTGGACACCACCCGCTCCTGGATGGTGGGGCGCACCCATTGCCGCCTACCCGGCTCGCCAGAGAACGGTGCCCAGACGCTCGCCCGCTTTGACGACGTCGTCAGTGAAGCCTGGCGGGCGACCATTGCCACCAACCCGGAAGGCGCTGCGCTGCTGCTAGCCCATGGCACGATCCTGCGCCTGTGGACCTCACAGCGGGCGGCCGCCACCCAAGGCGCGACCGCCACTTGGATCGCCGAGCACCCCATGGGCAACACCGCCATCACCGGAGTAGAAGGGGATCCGGAGCACGGCTGGCGTCTGGCCGGGTGGAACAACGGCGAGTGGCTGCCTCAGCGCTGA
- a CDS encoding amino acid ABC transporter ATP-binding protein, which translates to MSEKTKNTAANTPMVQIKGVHKLFGDLHVLKGVDLEITKGEVCCIIGPSGSGKSTLLRCVNELEAVSAGRVYVDGELMGMREEIKPDGKVVLHDLPNKVKAKQRSRIGMVFQRFNLFPHMTALGNVMEAQVQVLGRSKAEAKKVATEQLNRVGLSDRLGHYPSQLSGGQQQRVAIARALAMDPEIMLFDEPTSALDPELVGEVLQVMKDLAAAGMTMMVVTHEIGFAREVADTLVFMDDGMVCEAGAPTQVIDHPQQERTKAFLSSVL; encoded by the coding sequence ATGAGCGAGAAAACCAAGAACACCGCCGCCAACACTCCCATGGTCCAGATCAAGGGCGTGCACAAGCTCTTTGGGGACCTGCACGTCCTTAAGGGTGTGGACCTGGAAATCACCAAGGGTGAAGTCTGCTGCATCATCGGTCCCTCCGGCTCCGGCAAGTCCACCCTGCTACGTTGCGTCAACGAATTGGAGGCCGTCTCCGCCGGGCGCGTGTACGTGGACGGCGAACTCATGGGCATGCGTGAGGAGATCAAACCTGACGGAAAAGTGGTACTCCATGACCTGCCCAACAAAGTAAAGGCCAAGCAGCGCAGCCGCATCGGCATGGTCTTTCAGCGCTTCAACCTGTTCCCCCACATGACGGCCCTGGGCAACGTCATGGAGGCACAGGTGCAGGTACTGGGCCGTTCCAAGGCTGAGGCCAAGAAAGTGGCCACCGAGCAGCTTAACCGCGTGGGTCTGTCAGACCGCCTGGGCCACTACCCCTCGCAGCTGTCCGGAGGTCAGCAGCAGCGTGTGGCCATCGCCCGTGCCCTAGCCATGGATCCGGAAATCATGCTCTTTGACGAGCCCACCTCAGCCCTGGATCCAGAACTGGTGGGTGAGGTGCTGCAGGTCATGAAGGACCTGGCAGCCGCAGGTATGACCATGATGGTGGTGACCCACGAGATCGGCTTTGCTCGCGAGGTCGCCGACACCCTGGTCTTTATGGACGACGGTATGGTCTGCGAGGCGGGTGCTCCCACACAGGTCATTGACCACCCGCAGCAGGAGCGAACCAAGGCGTTCCTGTCCTCCGTGCTCTGA
- a CDS encoding amino acid ABC transporter permease translates to MPKPPEPGSGLEPSGGLTLNHLRPVPHPGRWLSAGVVALLAAMFIHGLVTNEKLRWDLVAFYLRYDLILKAVGWTLILTVAAMLIGIVLAVLTAVMRQSENPILRAVAYAYVWFFRGTPIYTQLVFWGLLPALYTHLSLGVPFGPEFFVFETRKIFTGAVCAIVGLGLNEGAYLSEIVRSGLNSVDPGQREAASALGMSNRRILRRVVMPQAMRVIVPPTGNETISMLKTTSLVTAVPVSLELTFVASQEGSRLFQPIPLLIVASIWYLVITTILMIGQHYLERYYGRGFEGDSSRGNRAHRGMSQRQQAILDSGTTKPAPMIEYTP, encoded by the coding sequence ATGCCAAAGCCACCTGAACCCGGTTCGGGCCTTGAGCCCAGCGGCGGACTCACGCTAAACCACCTGCGCCCTGTGCCCCACCCGGGCCGGTGGCTGTCAGCCGGAGTGGTAGCCCTGCTCGCTGCCATGTTTATCCACGGCCTAGTCACCAACGAGAAGCTGCGCTGGGACCTGGTGGCCTTCTACCTGCGCTACGACCTGATCCTCAAGGCCGTCGGCTGGACCCTCATCCTGACGGTCGCCGCCATGCTGATCGGCATCGTGCTGGCGGTCCTCACTGCGGTGATGCGCCAGAGCGAGAACCCGATCCTACGGGCAGTGGCCTACGCCTACGTGTGGTTCTTCCGCGGCACCCCGATCTACACCCAGCTGGTGTTCTGGGGCCTACTGCCAGCGCTTTACACACACCTGAGCCTCGGCGTGCCCTTCGGACCAGAGTTCTTCGTCTTTGAAACCAGGAAGATCTTCACCGGCGCGGTGTGCGCCATCGTGGGCCTAGGCCTGAACGAGGGCGCCTACCTCTCGGAAATCGTCCGTTCAGGCCTGAACTCAGTGGACCCAGGTCAACGGGAAGCCGCAAGTGCGCTAGGAATGAGTAACCGGCGAATCCTACGCCGGGTGGTCATGCCGCAAGCCATGCGTGTGATCGTGCCCCCCACCGGCAACGAGACCATCTCCATGCTCAAGACGACGTCGCTAGTCACGGCCGTGCCAGTCTCGCTTGAGCTAACTTTTGTGGCCAGCCAGGAAGGCTCCCGCCTGTTCCAACCAATCCCACTGCTGATCGTCGCCTCCATCTGGTACCTGGTCATCACCACCATCCTGATGATTGGCCAGCACTACCTGGAGCGCTACTACGGGCGTGGCTTTGAAGGCGATTCCTCCCGCGGCAACCGCGCGCACCGCGGTATGTCCCAGCGCCAGCAAGCCATCCTGGACTCCGGTACCACCAAACCCGCCCCGATGATCGAGTACACCCCATGA
- a CDS encoding ABC transporter substrate-binding protein, protein MKRIPATLIGLTAATLALSACTSASDLEAKSGSSAGTSAGAVTIPVYDSSKITEQKELSALLPDSVKSDGKLTIGASTDYAPAEFLDPTGKAVGYDVDFAKALGKVLGLDVEVISAEFDSIIPAVGTKYDLGISSFTITKEREESAKLISYINVGSQFNLAKGNPKKVDVSDTIKLCGLTIGVQTGTAQEEALQDYNKNCESTGHDAIEIKSYSAHSDAAAALSGGAIDATFSDSTVAGYAQILTGGQVETVGEVMDSLPQGVVVASSDDATAEAIQKAIQYLMDEGIWSEILTTWGIDKSQALPISEINPQL, encoded by the coding sequence TTGAAGCGCATCCCCGCCACCCTCATCGGCCTGACCGCCGCCACCCTCGCGCTGTCCGCCTGCACCAGTGCCTCCGACCTAGAGGCCAAGTCTGGCAGCTCCGCTGGAACCTCCGCAGGCGCCGTCACCATCCCCGTCTACGACAGCTCCAAGATCACCGAGCAGAAGGAGCTCTCCGCCCTCCTGCCCGACTCCGTCAAATCCGATGGCAAGCTGACGATCGGCGCCTCCACCGACTACGCCCCCGCCGAGTTCCTTGACCCGACCGGCAAGGCCGTGGGATACGACGTAGACTTCGCTAAGGCCCTGGGCAAGGTCCTAGGCCTAGACGTGGAGGTCATCAGCGCCGAGTTCGATTCCATCATCCCCGCCGTCGGCACCAAGTATGACCTGGGCATTTCCTCCTTCACCATCACCAAGGAGCGCGAGGAATCCGCCAAGCTGATCTCCTACATCAACGTCGGCTCACAGTTCAACCTCGCCAAGGGCAACCCCAAGAAGGTGGATGTCTCCGACACCATCAAGCTGTGTGGCCTGACCATCGGCGTGCAAACCGGCACCGCCCAGGAGGAGGCGCTTCAGGACTACAACAAAAACTGTGAGTCCACCGGGCACGACGCCATCGAGATCAAGTCCTACTCCGCCCACTCTGACGCTGCGGCCGCCCTGAGCGGCGGTGCCATTGACGCGACCTTCTCCGACTCCACAGTGGCTGGCTACGCCCAAATCCTGACCGGCGGCCAGGTGGAAACCGTTGGCGAGGTCATGGATTCTTTGCCGCAGGGCGTCGTCGTCGCCTCCTCTGACGACGCCACTGCCGAGGCCATCCAGAAGGCCATCCAGTACCTGATGGACGAAGGTATCTGGTCCGAGATCCTCACCACCTGGGGCATTGACAAGTCCCAGGCACTGCCCATCTCCGAGATCAACCCGCAGCTCTGA